A single region of the Microbulbifer sp. MKSA007 genome encodes:
- the hemL gene encoding glutamate-1-semialdehyde 2,1-aminomutase, which produces MSKSEQLFAEAQQYIPGGVNSPVRAFRAVGGTPVFIRRAEGAYLYDADEKRYIDYVQSWGPMVLGHAHPEVIEAVVEQAQSGLSFGAPTELETELAEELCRLWPNMDLVRFVNSGTEATMSAIRLARGFTGRDKIVKFEGCYHGHSDSLLVKAGSGALTMGVPSSPGVPAALADHTITLSYNDADSVRSCFEELGDQIACIIVEPVAGNMNCIPPVPGFLETLREVCDQHGALLILDEVMTGFRVSLTGAQGFYGIEADITTLGKVIGGGMPVGAFGGKREIMEQIAPLGPVYQAGTLSGNPVAMVAGLETLRLVEEPAFYEPLIAKTDRLVEGILAAGKAAGIPITANKAGTMFGFFFTEEPKVTNYQQVMACDNERFNRFFHGMLEEGVYLAPASYEAGFMSAAHTDEDIEATITAAERVFARLG; this is translated from the coding sequence ATGAGTAAATCCGAGCAGCTCTTTGCAGAAGCACAGCAGTACATTCCCGGCGGCGTTAACTCTCCGGTACGGGCTTTTCGCGCAGTCGGCGGTACCCCGGTGTTTATCCGCCGTGCCGAGGGCGCCTACCTCTACGATGCAGACGAGAAGCGCTACATCGACTACGTACAGTCCTGGGGCCCCATGGTGCTGGGCCACGCACACCCGGAAGTTATTGAAGCCGTGGTGGAACAGGCCCAATCGGGACTGAGCTTCGGTGCGCCAACCGAACTGGAAACCGAACTGGCCGAAGAACTCTGCCGCCTGTGGCCGAATATGGACCTGGTGCGCTTCGTCAATTCCGGTACCGAAGCCACCATGAGCGCGATTCGCCTGGCCCGTGGATTTACCGGGCGCGACAAGATTGTGAAGTTCGAGGGCTGCTACCACGGCCACTCCGACTCCCTGTTGGTTAAGGCCGGCTCCGGGGCCCTGACCATGGGTGTACCCTCTTCTCCCGGCGTTCCCGCCGCCCTGGCAGATCACACCATCACCTTGAGCTACAACGATGCTGATAGTGTGCGCAGCTGCTTCGAAGAGCTGGGCGATCAAATCGCCTGTATCATCGTCGAGCCTGTTGCCGGCAATATGAACTGCATTCCGCCGGTACCCGGCTTCCTGGAAACCCTGCGCGAAGTTTGCGACCAACACGGTGCCCTGTTGATTCTCGATGAGGTGATGACCGGCTTCCGGGTGAGCTTGACCGGGGCCCAGGGCTTCTACGGTATCGAGGCGGATATCACCACCCTCGGCAAAGTCATCGGCGGCGGTATGCCCGTTGGCGCCTTTGGCGGTAAACGCGAGATCATGGAACAAATCGCACCCCTGGGTCCGGTTTACCAGGCGGGCACCCTGTCCGGTAACCCTGTGGCTATGGTCGCGGGCTTGGAAACCCTGCGTTTGGTGGAAGAACCCGCCTTCTACGAGCCTTTAATTGCCAAAACCGACCGTTTGGTAGAGGGCATCCTGGCGGCTGGTAAGGCCGCAGGTATCCCAATTACCGCCAATAAGGCCGGAACCATGTTCGGTTTCTTCTTCACCGAAGAACCTAAAGTAACTAACTATCAACAGGTAATGGCCTGCGATAACGAGCGCTTTAACCGTTTCTTCCACGGCATGCTGGAAGAAGGTGTCTACCTGGCACCGGCCTCCTATGAGGCAGGGTTTATGTCCG
- a CDS encoding hydroxymethylpyrimidine/phosphomethylpyrimidine kinase, producing the protein MDTPQPVILTVTHHDPSGSAGIAADTETAVSLGCHAASAVTAISVCNTGELLGVAPVDDSLLIEQTRAVLEDMPIAAIKVGYLGSVENVRALHSVLHDYPDIPVVIDPDATLADKDSVLAPPLWEAMVSLLLPKATMVCPNRREARAMAVEADVLDAMAQEILESGCRYLLLTGVPHEQQLQNRLYDERGLMREFKWERLQPAAYGVCGTLATAIACHIAHGLTIIEAVTRSQQYAWSAIKDSRRLGMGRPIPNRLFWCER; encoded by the coding sequence ATGGATACACCTCAGCCCGTTATTCTGACCGTCACTCACCACGACCCCAGCGGCAGCGCCGGAATTGCCGCAGATACTGAGACAGCGGTCAGTCTCGGCTGCCATGCGGCCTCGGCAGTTACCGCCATCAGCGTGTGTAATACCGGTGAATTGCTGGGTGTCGCCCCAGTCGACGACAGCCTGCTAATTGAACAAACCCGAGCCGTTTTGGAAGACATGCCGATCGCCGCGATCAAGGTCGGCTACCTGGGCTCTGTGGAGAATGTGCGCGCGCTTCACAGCGTACTCCACGACTACCCGGATATTCCCGTCGTTATCGACCCCGATGCCACACTGGCCGACAAAGATAGCGTACTCGCCCCGCCTCTGTGGGAGGCTATGGTGTCGCTGTTGTTGCCCAAGGCAACCATGGTGTGTCCCAACCGCAGGGAAGCGCGCGCCATGGCTGTGGAGGCCGATGTCCTCGATGCCATGGCCCAGGAAATCCTCGAATCCGGCTGTCGCTACCTGTTGCTGACTGGCGTGCCCCACGAGCAACAATTACAGAACCGGCTCTACGATGAGCGCGGCCTCATGCGGGAGTTCAAGTGGGAGCGCTTGCAGCCAGCGGCCTATGGCGTCTGTGGCACCCTCGCTACCGCCATTGCCTGCCATATCGCCCACGGGCTGACCATTATCGAAGCGGTTACCCGCAGTCAGCAATACGCTTGGAGTGCGATCAAAGACAGCCGGCGCCTGGGAATGGGAAGGCCGATCCCCAACCGGCTGTTCTGGTGCGAACGCTAA
- the hemJ gene encoding protoporphyrinogen oxidase HemJ, with product MLWIKAFHIIAMVCWFAALFYLPRLFVYHVDATDAVSRDRFCIMERRLYRGIAIPSMLATVALGIWLYSLNPAYYTSAGWMHAKLTFVVLLLGYHHICGAYVRKFARGTVTRSRRYFLVFNEFPAVALVAIVILVVVKPF from the coding sequence ATGCTGTGGATCAAGGCTTTTCACATTATTGCGATGGTGTGCTGGTTTGCCGCACTTTTTTATCTGCCACGACTGTTTGTCTACCATGTCGATGCCACTGATGCCGTTAGTCGCGACCGCTTCTGTATTATGGAACGCCGCCTTTATCGCGGTATTGCCATTCCTTCCATGCTGGCCACCGTTGCCTTGGGCATTTGGCTCTACAGTTTGAACCCGGCCTACTACACCTCCGCCGGCTGGATGCACGCAAAACTGACTTTTGTTGTTCTCCTCCTGGGCTATCACCATATCTGTGGCGCCTATGTTCGCAAGTTTGCCCGGGGAACCGTTACCCGCAGCCGCCGCTACTTCCTAGTATTTAATGAGTTCCCAGCAGTTGCACTTGTCGCCATCGTCATTTTGGTTGTCGTAAAGCCATTTTAA